DNA from Puniceicoccaceae bacterium:
ATGAAGCTGGCCTTGAAGGCTTCGTAGGCTCCACGGTTGTGGATGCCGGATGCTTCGGTCCTGGCTCGAGAAAGGATGGCGGTGAGTTCTTGATCCATGCGATGTGGTTTGAGTCGGTTTGAGCGGCGTCGAACGCCTGCCTGAACTGGCAATCAAAAAGGATATCGGGTGGAATTTCTAGAGCGAAATGCTCACGTTGCCGGGAATCTGCCGATTCCGAGGCCAAAAAAAGGCTCCACCCTGCGATGGAGCCTGAAATTCGATTGGTAATGAAAATGGGTGAGGCTGCCTCAGGCTGCCTGCTTCTCCAGCGCTTTTTTGGACGTATCGATGAGCTTTTCAAATGCAACCGGATCATTGACTGCAATCTCGGAAAGCTGCTTGCGGTCGAGTTCGATGCCAGCAAGCGAAATACCCTTTACAAAGCGGCTGTAGTTGATGCCGTGGGGGCGCACTGCAGCGTTGATGCGCACGATCCAGAGCTGACGAAATTCGCTCTTCTTTTTGCGGCGATCCCGGTAGGCAAATTTTTCGGCGCGTTCAACGGCGTCTTTGGCGTAGCGGTAAAGGCGTGACTTATTTCCCCAGTATCCTTTGGCTTTATTCAGGACCTTGCGCCGTCTTGCGCGGGAAGCGGGTGCATTTCTAGTTTTAGGCATGGCTTGAAAAAATGAGTTGGCTTAATGTCAGGAAGCGCGAAGCAGTCAGTTCAGTCCAGGATTGCCTTCTTGAGCATGGCAGTGAAGCCCTTGGATACCTCGTGGTCCTTGCCCATGGAGTTGCGCTGTTTCTTCGTCTTGTTGCGCAGCAAGTGACGATGGCCGGGCTTGCGGCGCATGAGCTTGCCACTTCCGGTCACCTTGAAACGCTTCGCGATGGATTTCTTTGTCTTTTGCATGGTTACCAATCTATTAAAACCGTCTGATATTGGAGGTTGCCGGGGAAAGTTCAAGCGGTTTTTTGGGAGTGAGGTCAAAAAAACGACGCCCCGCAGCCGCAAGACAATATTCCAGATCGATTCCGATGCGACGATTTGTGGCTTTTTCTTCGGAGTCTGGGACATTCCTTAGAATGCATAGTTTTATCGTGGACCGCCCAGATGGAATTCGCTAGACAAGCGGATTTCACTCAACCCCCAATTGAATAAGACCCACATGAACTTGAATTTGAATGACTTTCTCAAAGCGAATGGTCTGGATGCGACCCGCCATGATTTTGATCGGGAGGTGTCCCG
Protein-coding regions in this window:
- the rplT gene encoding 50S ribosomal protein L20, translated to MPKTRNAPASRARRRKVLNKAKGYWGNKSRLYRYAKDAVERAEKFAYRDRRKKKSEFRQLWIVRINAAVRPHGINYSRFVKGISLAGIELDRKQLSEIAVNDPVAFEKLIDTSKKALEKQAA
- the rpmI gene encoding 50S ribosomal protein L35; this encodes MQKTKKSIAKRFKVTGSGKLMRRKPGHRHLLRNKTKKQRNSMGKDHEVSKGFTAMLKKAILD